A portion of the Pseudomonas protegens CHA0 genome contains these proteins:
- the aceE gene encoding pyruvate dehydrogenase (acetyl-transferring), homodimeric type translates to MQDLDPVETQEWLDALESVLDKEGEDRAHYLMTRMGELATRSGSQLPYAITTPYRNTIPVTHEARMPGDLFMERRIRSLVRWNALAMVMRTNLKDSDLGGHISSFASSATLYDIGFNYFFQAPTDEHGGDLIYFQGHASPGVYARAFMEGRITEDQMNNFRQEVDGNGLSSYPHPWLMPDFWQFPTVSMGLGPIQAIYQARFMKYLEARGFIPAGKQKVWCFMGDGECDEPESLGAISLAGREKLDNLIFVINCNLQRLDGPVRGNGKIIQELEGVFRGAQWNVNKVVWGRFWDPLLAKDVDGILQRRMDEVIDGEYQNYKAKDGAFVREHFFNTPELKAMVADLSDDEIWKLNRGGHDPYKVYAAYHEAVNHKEQPTVILAKTIKGYGTGAGEAKNTAHNTKKVDVDSLKLFRDRFDIPVKDDDIENLPFFKPEEGSAEARYLSERRAALGGFVPQRRAKSFSVPTPPLDTLKAILDGSGDREISTTMAFVRILAQLVKDKEIGQRIVPIIPDEARTFGMEGMFRQLGIYSSVGQLYEPVDKDQVMFYREDKKGQILEEGINEAGAMSSFIAAGTSYSSHNQPMLPFYIFYSMFGFQRIGDLAWAAGDSRTRGFLIGGTAGRTTLNGEGLQHEDGHSHMLAGTIPNCRTFDPTYGYELAVIIQDGMKKMTEEQQDVFYYITVMNESYQQPAMPAGVEEGIIKGMYLLEEDTREAAHHVQLMGSGTILREVREAAKILRDEFNVAADVWSVTSFNELRRDGLAVERSNRLHPGQKPKLSYVEECLNGRKGPVIASTDYMKLFAEQIRQWVPSKEFKVLGTDGFGRSDSRKKLRHFFEVDRHFVVLAALEALADRGDIEPKVVAEAITKFGINPEKRNPLDC, encoded by the coding sequence ATGCAAGACCTCGATCCCGTCGAAACCCAGGAATGGCTGGACGCCCTGGAATCGGTTCTCGACAAAGAAGGCGAAGACCGTGCTCACTATCTGATGACCCGTATGGGCGAACTCGCGACCCGCAGCGGCTCGCAACTGCCCTACGCCATCACCACGCCGTACCGCAACACGATTCCCGTCACCCACGAAGCACGCATGCCTGGCGACCTGTTCATGGAACGCCGCATTCGCTCGCTGGTACGTTGGAACGCGTTGGCCATGGTCATGCGTACGAACCTGAAAGATTCTGACCTGGGCGGTCACATCTCCAGCTTCGCCTCCAGCGCCACCTTGTATGACATCGGCTTCAACTACTTCTTCCAGGCCCCGACCGACGAACACGGCGGCGACCTGATCTACTTCCAGGGTCACGCATCGCCAGGCGTCTACGCCCGTGCGTTCATGGAAGGCCGCATCACCGAAGACCAGATGAACAACTTCCGCCAGGAAGTCGATGGCAATGGCCTGTCGTCCTACCCGCACCCTTGGCTGATGCCTGACTTCTGGCAGTTCCCGACCGTTTCCATGGGTCTGGGCCCGATCCAGGCGATCTACCAGGCGCGCTTCATGAAGTACCTGGAAGCCCGTGGCTTCATCCCTGCCGGCAAACAGAAAGTCTGGTGCTTCATGGGCGACGGCGAGTGCGACGAGCCGGAATCCCTGGGCGCGATCTCCCTGGCCGGCCGCGAGAAGCTGGACAACCTGATCTTCGTCATCAACTGCAACCTGCAGCGCCTCGACGGCCCGGTTCGCGGCAACGGCAAGATCATCCAGGAACTCGAAGGCGTGTTCCGTGGCGCCCAGTGGAACGTCAACAAGGTGGTCTGGGGCCGTTTCTGGGACCCACTGCTGGCCAAGGACGTCGACGGCATCCTGCAGCGCCGCATGGACGAAGTCATCGACGGCGAGTACCAGAACTACAAGGCCAAGGACGGTGCGTTCGTCCGTGAGCACTTCTTCAATACCCCTGAACTCAAGGCGATGGTTGCCGATCTGTCCGACGACGAGATCTGGAAACTCAACCGTGGCGGCCACGACCCGTACAAGGTCTATGCGGCCTACCACGAGGCGGTCAACCACAAAGAGCAGCCGACCGTCATCCTGGCCAAGACCATCAAGGGTTATGGCACCGGCGCCGGCGAAGCGAAGAACACCGCGCACAACACCAAGAAAGTCGACGTCGACAGCCTGAAGCTGTTCCGCGACCGTTTCGACATTCCGGTGAAAGACGACGACATTGAGAACCTGCCGTTCTTCAAGCCAGAAGAAGGCAGCGCCGAAGCCCGCTACCTGAGCGAGCGTCGTGCCGCACTGGGCGGTTTCGTGCCGCAGCGTCGCGCCAAGAGCTTCAGCGTCCCGACTCCGCCACTGGATACCCTCAAGGCCATCCTCGACGGCTCGGGCGACCGTGAAATCTCCACCACCATGGCCTTCGTGCGGATCCTCGCGCAGCTGGTCAAGGACAAGGAAATCGGCCAGCGCATCGTGCCGATCATCCCGGACGAAGCCCGTACCTTCGGTATGGAAGGCATGTTCCGCCAGTTGGGCATCTACTCCTCCGTCGGCCAGCTCTACGAGCCAGTCGATAAAGACCAGGTGATGTTCTACCGCGAAGACAAGAAGGGCCAGATCCTCGAAGAAGGCATCAACGAAGCGGGCGCCATGAGCTCCTTCATCGCTGCCGGTACTTCGTACTCCAGCCACAACCAGCCAATGCTGCCGTTCTACATCTTCTATTCGATGTTCGGCTTCCAGCGTATCGGCGACCTGGCCTGGGCTGCCGGCGACAGCCGTACCCGCGGCTTCCTGATCGGCGGTACTGCCGGGCGCACCACCCTCAACGGGGAAGGCCTGCAGCACGAAGACGGTCACAGCCACATGCTGGCCGGGACCATCCCGAACTGCCGCACCTTTGATCCGACCTACGGCTACGAGCTGGCGGTGATCATCCAGGACGGCATGAAGAAGATGACCGAAGAGCAACAGGACGTCTTCTACTACATCACCGTGATGAACGAGTCCTACCAGCAGCCAGCCATGCCGGCCGGTGTCGAGGAAGGCATCATCAAGGGCATGTACCTGCTGGAAGAAGACACCCGCGAGGCCGCGCACCACGTGCAACTGATGGGCTCCGGCACCATCCTGCGCGAAGTTCGCGAAGCCGCGAAGATCCTGCGTGACGAGTTCAACGTCGCTGCCGACGTCTGGAGCGTGACCAGCTTCAACGAACTGCGCCGCGACGGCCTGGCCGTGGAACGCAGCAACCGCCTGCACCCTGGCCAGAAGCCGAAGCTGAGCTATGTCGAAGAGTGCCTGAACGGCCGCAAGGGTCCGGTCATCGCCTCCACCGACTACATGAAGCTGTTCGCCGAACAGATCCGCCAGTGGGTCCCATCCAAGGAGTTCAAAGTCCTGGGCACCGACGGTTTCGGCCGCAGCGACAGCCGCAAGAAACTGCGTCACTTCTTCGAAGTAGACCGTCATTTCGTGGTGTTGGCAGCCCTGGAAGCCTTGGCTGACCGTGGTGACATCGAACCTAAGGTCGTGGCTGAAGCCATCACCAAGTTCGGTATCAACCCGGAAAAACGCAACCCACTGGACTGCTGA
- the waaF gene encoding lipopolysaccharide heptosyltransferase II, which yields MNILIVGPSWVGDMVMAQTLFECLKQRHPQCEIDVLAPEWSRPILERMPQVRRALSFPLGHGALELATRRRIGKSLAGQYDQAILLPNSLKSALVPFFAGIPKRTGWRGEFRYGLLNDVRKLDKERYPLMIERFMALAYEPGTELPKPYPRPSLQIDPQSRDAALAKFGLSLDRPVLALCPGAEFGEAKRWPSEHYAQVAEAKIREGWQVWLFGSKNDHAVGEEIRGRLIPGLREESSNLSGETSLAEAIDLLSCADSVVSNDSGLMHVAAALNRPLVAVYGSTSPGFTPPLADRVEVVRLGIECSPCFDRTCRFGHYNCLRQLLPQPVNEALQRLQGTVVEVQ from the coding sequence ATGAATATTCTGATCGTTGGGCCCAGTTGGGTCGGTGACATGGTGATGGCGCAGACACTCTTCGAGTGCCTGAAACAGCGTCATCCACAATGCGAGATCGACGTGCTGGCCCCCGAGTGGAGCCGGCCGATCCTCGAACGCATGCCCCAGGTGCGTCGGGCCCTGAGCTTTCCCCTGGGCCATGGCGCCCTGGAACTGGCGACCCGCCGGCGGATCGGCAAGTCCCTGGCTGGCCAGTACGATCAGGCGATCCTGCTGCCCAACTCGCTGAAGTCGGCGCTGGTGCCGTTTTTTGCCGGCATTCCCAAGCGCACCGGCTGGCGCGGCGAGTTCCGCTACGGCCTGCTCAATGACGTGCGCAAGCTCGACAAAGAACGTTATCCGCTGATGATCGAGCGTTTCATGGCCCTGGCCTATGAGCCGGGGACCGAGCTGCCCAAGCCTTATCCGCGCCCGAGCCTGCAGATCGATCCGCAAAGCCGGGACGCGGCCCTGGCCAAGTTCGGCCTGAGCCTGGACCGCCCGGTGCTGGCACTGTGCCCGGGGGCGGAGTTCGGCGAAGCCAAGCGCTGGCCGTCCGAGCACTACGCCCAGGTCGCCGAGGCGAAGATCCGCGAAGGCTGGCAGGTCTGGCTGTTCGGCTCGAAGAATGACCATGCTGTGGGCGAAGAGATTCGCGGGCGGCTGATTCCCGGCCTGCGCGAGGAATCGAGCAACCTCAGTGGCGAAACGTCCCTGGCCGAGGCCATCGATCTGCTGTCCTGCGCCGACTCGGTGGTGTCCAACGATTCCGGCTTGATGCACGTGGCTGCGGCGCTCAATCGCCCGCTGGTGGCGGTGTACGGCTCCACTTCGCCGGGCTTCACCCCGCCCCTGGCCGATCGGGTCGAGGTAGTACGGCTGGGGATCGAATGCAGCCCGTGCTTTGACCGCACCTGCCGCTTCGGCCATTACAACTGCCTGCGCCAGTTGTTGCCGCAGCCGGTGAACGAAGCCCTGCAGCGGTTGCAGGGCACCGTGGTCGAGGTTCAATAA
- a CDS encoding lipopolysaccharide kinase InaA family protein, with product MASWNLDPAYQALAEDFGSLEAVFALQGEHLTRDPLSEVIRVERGGVNYYVKRYTGAGKNLRRYLGKPRVKFEWQNLKRFAKWGIPTADVVAWGLERRCLAYSRGAMITRELPRTEDLSVLAERNDPRLQDRRWVDGVSRQLAAYTRVMHDHRFTHNDLKWRNLLVDDQDRLYLIDCPNGDFWRGFWLKYRITKDLACLDKVAKYHLSATQRLRFYLQYRQRDHLSAADKERIRHVLRFFEGRE from the coding sequence ATGGCGAGCTGGAACCTGGACCCGGCCTATCAGGCGTTGGCGGAGGATTTCGGCAGTCTGGAAGCGGTGTTTGCCCTGCAGGGCGAGCACCTGACCCGGGATCCGTTGTCCGAAGTCATCCGCGTCGAGCGTGGTGGCGTCAACTATTACGTCAAGCGCTATACCGGCGCCGGCAAGAATCTGCGGCGCTACCTGGGCAAGCCCCGGGTCAAGTTCGAGTGGCAGAACCTCAAGCGCTTCGCCAAATGGGGCATTCCCACCGCCGATGTGGTGGCCTGGGGCCTGGAGCGTCGCTGCCTGGCCTATTCCCGGGGGGCGATGATCACCCGGGAGCTGCCGCGTACCGAGGATCTCTCGGTGCTGGCCGAACGCAACGACCCGCGTCTGCAGGACCGTCGTTGGGTGGATGGCGTCAGCCGTCAGTTGGCCGCTTACACCCGGGTCATGCATGACCACCGCTTTACCCACAATGATTTGAAGTGGCGCAACCTGCTGGTCGACGACCAGGACCGGTTGTACCTGATCGATTGCCCGAACGGCGATTTCTGGCGTGGTTTCTGGCTCAAGTACCGGATCACCAAGGACCTGGCCTGTCTGGATAAGGTGGCCAAATACCATCTGTCGGCCACCCAGCGCCTGCGTTTCTACCTGCAATACCGTCAGCGTGATCACTTGAGTGCCGCCGACAAGGAGCGTATTCGCCACGTGTTGAGATTTTTCGAGGGGCGTGAATGA
- the glnE gene encoding bifunctional [glutamate--ammonia ligase]-adenylyl-L-tyrosine phosphorylase/[glutamate--ammonia-ligase] adenylyltransferase, producing the protein MSLPALAPVPAILLPLVSRAEQSLRGAVAALEGDPGLADWSAERWAEFARVGAASDFVIEQSLRDPLMLLELVRSGELDRPFAPGELCAQIAAAVQAAESEDQLGRVLRRQRTRQQVRIIWRDLTRQADLVQTCRDLSDLADACIDQAYQWLYLRHTQQFGVPTGGRSGEPQQMVILGMGKLGAVELNLSSDIDLIFAYPEGGETVGVKRPLDNQEFFIRLGQRLIKALDPMTVDGFVFRVDMRLRPYGSAGALVLSFNALEQYYQDQGRDWERYAMIKARVVAGDQAAGAQLLDMLRPFVYRRYLDFSAIEALRTMKQLIQQEVRRKGMADNIKLGSGGIREVEFIAQAFQLIHGGRDLSLQQRPLLKVLGTLEGQGYLPPAVISELREGYEFLRYTEHAIQAIADRQTQMLPDNPQDQARIAFMLGFADWNAFHEQLMHWRGRVDWHFRQVIADPDEDEGAESEVVVGGEWLPLWEEAQDEEAACRQLQEGGFVDAPKALRALAGLRGSPQLRAMQRLGRERLDAFIPRLLAQAVEHANPDLVLERVLPLVEAVARRSAYLVLLTENPGALRRLLTLCAASPWIAEQITRFPLLLDELLNEGRLFKPPLAPELAAELRERLTRIPEDDLEQQMEALRHFKLAHRLRVAASEIAGSLPLMKVSDYLTWLAEAILEQVLALAWRQTVSKHGAPLRTDGTLCDPGFIIVGYGKVGGIELGHGSDLDLVFIHDGDPQAETDGPKPIDGAQFFTRLGQRIIHLLTTQTNSGQLYEVDMRLRPSGASGLLVSSLGAFARYQENEAWTWEHQALVRARVLVGSQDVGQAFEKVRAAVLGKKRDLPKLRQEVSEMRAKMRDNLGSRLTAAGTAANAFEATAPFDLKQDAGGIVDIEFMVQYAALAWSEEHPSLLRYTDNIRILEGLEQVGLMPASDASLLREVYKAYRSAAHRQALQNEAGIITGDQFVTERREVLRIWRELGLS; encoded by the coding sequence ATGAGCCTGCCCGCGCTTGCCCCCGTCCCCGCGATTCTCTTGCCATTGGTCAGCCGCGCAGAGCAGTCGTTGCGTGGCGCCGTCGCGGCCCTGGAAGGCGATCCCGGGTTGGCCGACTGGAGCGCCGAACGCTGGGCAGAGTTCGCCCGGGTGGGCGCCGCCAGCGACTTTGTCATTGAACAGAGCCTGCGTGACCCTTTGATGTTGCTAGAGCTGGTGCGCAGCGGCGAGCTGGACCGCCCATTCGCGCCTGGGGAGTTGTGCGCGCAAATCGCCGCCGCGGTGCAGGCGGCCGAGAGCGAGGATCAATTGGGGCGCGTGCTGCGGCGCCAGCGCACCCGCCAGCAGGTGCGGATCATCTGGCGCGACCTGACCCGCCAGGCGGATCTGGTGCAGACCTGCCGCGACCTTTCCGATCTGGCCGACGCCTGCATCGACCAGGCCTATCAATGGTTGTATCTGCGTCACACCCAGCAGTTCGGCGTGCCCACCGGCGGGCGTAGCGGCGAGCCGCAGCAGATGGTGATCCTCGGCATGGGCAAGCTGGGGGCGGTGGAGCTCAACCTGTCGTCGGACATCGACCTGATTTTCGCCTACCCCGAAGGCGGCGAGACCGTCGGCGTCAAGCGGCCCCTGGATAATCAGGAGTTCTTCATTCGCCTCGGGCAGCGCCTGATCAAGGCCCTGGACCCGATGACCGTCGACGGGTTCGTGTTCCGCGTCGACATGCGCCTGCGGCCCTATGGTTCTGCCGGTGCCCTGGTGTTGAGCTTCAATGCGTTGGAGCAGTACTACCAGGATCAGGGGCGCGACTGGGAACGCTACGCCATGATCAAGGCCCGGGTGGTGGCAGGGGATCAGGCCGCCGGTGCGCAGTTGCTGGACATGCTGCGGCCTTTCGTCTATCGCCGTTACCTGGACTTTTCCGCCATCGAGGCGCTGCGCACCATGAAGCAGCTGATCCAGCAGGAAGTCCGGCGCAAGGGCATGGCCGACAATATCAAGCTGGGCTCGGGGGGGATCCGCGAGGTCGAGTTCATCGCCCAGGCTTTCCAGCTGATCCACGGCGGACGCGACCTGAGCCTGCAGCAGCGTCCTCTATTAAAGGTGCTGGGCACTCTGGAAGGGCAGGGCTACCTGCCGCCTGCCGTGATCAGCGAGCTGCGCGAAGGCTATGAGTTCCTGCGCTATACCGAGCACGCGATCCAGGCCATCGCCGATCGCCAGACGCAGATGCTTCCGGACAATCCCCAGGATCAGGCGCGGATCGCCTTCATGCTGGGCTTTGCCGACTGGAACGCCTTCCACGAACAGTTGATGCACTGGCGCGGCCGGGTAGATTGGCACTTCCGTCAGGTCATCGCCGACCCGGATGAGGATGAAGGCGCCGAAAGCGAAGTGGTGGTGGGTGGCGAATGGCTGCCGTTGTGGGAGGAAGCCCAGGACGAGGAGGCCGCCTGCCGCCAGTTGCAGGAGGGCGGCTTCGTCGATGCGCCCAAGGCCCTGCGTGCCCTGGCCGGTCTGCGGGGCAGCCCGCAGCTACGTGCCATGCAGCGCCTGGGACGCGAACGTCTGGATGCCTTTATTCCGCGGTTGCTGGCCCAGGCGGTGGAGCACGCCAATCCGGACCTGGTGCTGGAGCGAGTGCTGCCGCTGGTGGAAGCCGTGGCGCGGCGTTCGGCCTATCTGGTGCTGCTCACCGAGAACCCGGGGGCTCTACGTCGTCTGCTGACCTTGTGCGCCGCCAGCCCGTGGATCGCCGAGCAGATCACCCGCTTCCCCCTGCTGCTGGATGAACTGCTCAACGAAGGGCGCCTGTTCAAGCCGCCCCTGGCGCCGGAACTGGCTGCCGAGTTGCGCGAGCGCCTGACGCGCATTCCCGAGGATGACCTGGAGCAGCAGATGGAAGCCCTGCGCCACTTCAAGCTGGCCCACCGCCTGCGAGTGGCCGCCTCGGAGATCGCCGGCAGCCTGCCTTTAATGAAAGTCAGCGATTACCTGACCTGGCTCGCCGAAGCGATCCTGGAACAGGTGCTGGCCCTGGCCTGGCGCCAGACGGTGTCCAAGCACGGTGCACCGCTGCGTACCGACGGCACCTTGTGCGACCCGGGCTTCATCATTGTCGGTTACGGCAAGGTCGGCGGCATCGAGCTGGGCCACGGTTCCGACCTGGACCTGGTGTTCATCCATGATGGCGACCCCCAGGCGGAAACCGACGGGCCCAAACCCATAGACGGTGCGCAGTTCTTCACCCGGCTGGGGCAGCGCATCATTCACCTGCTGACCACCCAGACCAACTCCGGCCAGCTCTATGAAGTGGATATGCGCCTGCGGCCTTCCGGCGCGTCTGGGTTGCTGGTGAGTTCCCTGGGGGCCTTTGCCCGCTATCAGGAAAACGAGGCCTGGACCTGGGAGCACCAGGCGCTGGTGCGGGCGCGGGTGCTGGTGGGCAGCCAGGATGTGGGCCAGGCCTTTGAAAAGGTCAGGGCCGCGGTGCTGGGGAAAAAACGCGACCTGCCCAAGCTGCGCCAGGAAGTCAGCGAGATGCGGGCCAAGATGCGCGACAACCTGGGCAGCCGCCTGACCGCCGCCGGAACTGCAGCCAATGCCTTCGAAGCCACGGCGCCGTTCGACCTCAAGCAGGACGCCGGAGGTATCGTCGATATCGAATTTATGGTGCAATACGCGGCCCTGGCGTGGTCCGAAGAGCACCCGTCACTGCTGCGCTATACCGATAACATCCGCATCCTGGAAGGTCTGGAGCAAGTCGGGCTGATGCCCGCGAGCGATGCCAGCCTGCTGCGCGAGGTCTACAAGGCCTACCGTTCCGCGGCTCACCGGCAGGCGTTGCAGAATGAGGCCGGAATCATTACCGGTGATCAATTTGTGACCGAACGACGGGAAGTGTTACGAATTTGGCGTGAGCTGGGGCTAAGCTAA
- the waaC gene encoding lipopolysaccharide heptosyltransferase I — MRVLLIKTSSLGDVIHALPALTDAARAIPGIKFDWVVEEGFAEIPTWHPAVGKVIPVAIRRWRKNIWQTIKSGEWRRFKQSVRSTKYDLVIDAQGLLKSAWLTRYVRAPVAGLDKNSAREPLASRFYSRRLAVARGQHAVERVRQLFAVALGYDLPQGLGDYGLNVEKLVELPRKKPFVLFLHGTTWDTKHWPEAYWRELTERMGMLGVEVKLPWGNPAEKARAERIASGLKNATVLPKLNLAGVAKVLADAQACVAVDTGLGHLAAALDVPTISLFGPTNPGLTGAYGRVQIHLGSNFPCAPCLQKKCTYQPTAVDQQRYDLKREWPLCFTRLNPERVASRLSTLLLAEEPR; from the coding sequence TTGCGGGTACTGTTGATCAAGACCTCGTCCCTGGGGGATGTGATCCATGCATTGCCGGCGCTGACCGATGCCGCGCGAGCCATCCCCGGGATCAAGTTCGACTGGGTGGTGGAAGAAGGCTTTGCCGAAATTCCCACCTGGCATCCGGCGGTCGGCAAGGTGATACCGGTGGCGATCCGTCGCTGGCGCAAGAACATCTGGCAGACCATCAAGAGTGGCGAGTGGCGACGCTTCAAGCAGAGCGTGCGCTCGACCAAGTACGACCTGGTGATCGATGCCCAAGGCCTGCTGAAAAGCGCCTGGCTGACCCGCTACGTGCGCGCCCCGGTGGCGGGGCTGGATAAGAACTCGGCCCGCGAGCCTCTGGCTTCACGCTTCTACTCCCGGCGCCTGGCGGTGGCCCGTGGGCAGCACGCGGTGGAGCGCGTGCGCCAACTGTTCGCCGTGGCCCTGGGCTACGACCTGCCCCAGGGCCTGGGCGACTATGGCCTGAACGTCGAAAAACTCGTGGAGTTGCCGCGCAAGAAGCCCTTCGTGCTGTTCCTGCATGGCACCACCTGGGACACCAAGCACTGGCCCGAGGCCTACTGGCGCGAGCTGACCGAACGCATGGGCATGCTCGGCGTCGAGGTCAAGCTGCCCTGGGGCAACCCCGCGGAAAAGGCTCGAGCCGAGCGCATCGCCAGCGGCCTGAAAAACGCCACGGTGCTGCCGAAGCTGAACCTGGCCGGGGTCGCCAAGGTGCTGGCCGATGCCCAGGCCTGCGTGGCCGTGGACACCGGGCTGGGCCACCTCGCCGCGGCACTGGATGTACCGACCATCTCACTGTTCGGGCCGACCAACCCGGGGCTGACCGGCGCCTATGGCCGGGTGCAGATCCACCTGGGCAGCAACTTCCCGTGCGCACCGTGCCTGCAGAAGAAATGCACCTATCAGCCCACCGCTGTGGACCAGCAGCGTTATGACCTCAAGCGCGAGTGGCCGCTGTGCTTCACTCGCCTGAATCCCGAGCGTGTCGCCAGCCGACTGAGCACCCTGTTACTGGCTGAGGAGCCGCGCTGA
- the rfaP gene encoding lipopolysaccharide core heptose(I) kinase RfaP, translated as MKLMLAEPFKSLWAGRDAFDAVEGLKGQVYRELEARRTLRTEVDGRGYFVKIHRGIGWGEIVKNLVTAKLPVLGAGQEWRALERLHQVGVPTMTAVAYGERGANPADQHSFIVTEELAPTVSLEDFSIGWVKQPPAPALKRALIAEVARMTGMMHRAGVNHRDCYICHFLLHTDRPVTPEGLKLSVIDLHRAQTRPKITQRWRNKDLAALYFSALDIGLTRRDKLRFLKGYFQQPLRQILAEEAALLAWLEGKAEKLYARKQRYGDAL; from the coding sequence ATGAAGTTGATGCTTGCCGAACCCTTCAAGAGCCTCTGGGCCGGACGCGATGCGTTCGACGCTGTCGAGGGCCTGAAGGGCCAGGTCTACCGTGAGCTGGAAGCGCGCCGTACCTTGCGTACGGAAGTCGACGGCCGCGGTTATTTCGTGAAGATCCATCGTGGGATCGGCTGGGGCGAGATCGTCAAGAACCTGGTCACCGCCAAACTGCCGGTGCTCGGCGCCGGCCAGGAATGGCGCGCCCTGGAGCGCCTGCATCAGGTGGGCGTGCCCACCATGACCGCCGTGGCCTACGGCGAGCGTGGGGCCAATCCGGCAGACCAGCATTCGTTCATCGTCACCGAGGAGCTGGCGCCGACCGTCAGCCTCGAAGATTTCAGCATCGGCTGGGTCAAGCAGCCGCCGGCGCCTGCGCTCAAGCGCGCGCTGATCGCCGAGGTAGCGCGCATGACCGGCATGATGCATCGCGCCGGGGTCAACCACCGCGACTGCTATATCTGCCACTTCCTGCTGCACACCGATCGGCCTGTCACTCCCGAAGGGCTCAAGCTCTCGGTGATCGACCTGCACCGGGCCCAGACCCGGCCGAAGATCACTCAGCGCTGGCGCAACAAGGATCTGGCGGCGCTGTATTTCTCGGCCCTGGATATCGGCCTGACGCGCCGCGACAAGCTGCGCTTTCTCAAGGGCTACTTCCAGCAGCCGTTGCGGCAGATTCTGGCCGAGGAGGCCGCACTGCTGGCCTGGCTCGAAGGCAAGGCGGAAAAGCTCTACGCCCGCAAGCAACGGTACGGAGATGCACTCTGA
- a CDS encoding glycosyltransferase family 4 protein, whose product MQLAFVLYKYFPFGGLQRDFMRIALECQRRGHQIRVYTLIWEGDVPPGFEVLVAPVKALFNHRRNEKLSAWMEADLAKRPVDRLVGFNKMPGLDVYYAADGCFEDKAQNLRHSLYRRWGRYRHFAEYERAVFAKDAKTEILMISEVQQPLFIKHYDTPLERFHLLPPGIAQDRRAPANAAEIRADFRREFKLKDDDLLLVQIGSGFKTKGVDRSLKALAALPSALKKRTRLFVIGQDDPKVFQVQSAALGLSDQVQFMKGRSDIPRFLLGADLLIHPAYNENTGTVLLEALVAGLPVLVSAVCGYAHYIAEAQSGLVLDEPLEQAQLNQYLTTMLTDDAARATWSRNGLAFAETADLYSMPQHAADVILAEQHR is encoded by the coding sequence ATGCAATTGGCTTTTGTCCTTTATAAGTATTTCCCCTTCGGCGGCCTGCAGCGCGATTTCATGCGCATCGCCCTGGAGTGCCAGCGGCGCGGGCATCAGATCCGTGTCTACACCCTGATCTGGGAAGGCGATGTCCCTCCCGGTTTCGAAGTGCTGGTGGCGCCGGTCAAGGCGCTGTTCAACCATCGTCGCAATGAAAAGCTCAGCGCCTGGATGGAGGCCGACCTGGCCAAGCGCCCGGTGGACCGGCTGGTGGGTTTCAACAAGATGCCGGGGCTGGACGTGTACTACGCCGCCGATGGCTGTTTCGAGGACAAGGCACAGAACCTGCGGCACTCCCTGTACCGGCGCTGGGGCCGTTACCGGCACTTTGCCGAGTACGAGCGCGCGGTGTTCGCCAAGGACGCCAAGACCGAGATCCTGATGATCTCCGAGGTCCAGCAGCCGCTGTTCATCAAGCACTACGACACCCCGCTGGAGCGCTTCCACCTGCTGCCGCCGGGGATCGCCCAGGACCGCCGGGCACCGGCCAACGCCGCCGAGATCCGGGCGGATTTTCGTCGCGAATTCAAGCTCAAGGATGACGACCTGCTGCTGGTGCAGATCGGTTCCGGGTTCAAGACCAAGGGTGTGGACCGCAGCCTCAAGGCTCTGGCGGCATTGCCCTCGGCGCTGAAAAAACGCACCCGGCTGTTTGTAATCGGCCAGGACGACCCCAAGGTATTCCAGGTGCAAAGTGCTGCGCTGGGGTTGAGCGACCAGGTGCAGTTCATGAAGGGCCGCAGCGATATCCCGCGGTTCCTGCTGGGCGCCGACCTGCTGATTCACCCGGCCTACAACGAAAACACCGGCACCGTATTGCTGGAGGCCCTGGTGGCCGGCCTGCCGGTGCTGGTCAGCGCGGTCTGCGGTTATGCCCATTACATTGCCGAGGCCCAGAGCGGCCTGGTGCTGGATGAGCCGCTGGAACAGGCGCAGCTCAATCAATACCTCACCACCATGTTGACCGACGACGCTGCACGCGCGACCTGGAGCCGAAATGGCCTGGCGTTCGCCGAGACGGCCGACCTTTACAGCATGCCGCAGCACGCTGCGGATGTGATTCTGGCGGAGCAACACCGATGA